The following proteins come from a genomic window of Lolium rigidum isolate FL_2022 chromosome 5, APGP_CSIRO_Lrig_0.1, whole genome shotgun sequence:
- the LOC124652697 gene encoding protein TIFY 10c-like, with the protein MTYAEGEGSGKTTMAAAKESSKSSFAVTCGLLSRYLRENKGGALQGLAGLGMAPPATAIEGGAFQPPTTMNLLSGLEDPKPDTVDVELAVDKGQLLQAPTGNQDAHQLTIFYGGKVVVVDNFPSTEVKALLQMANAAGDGAVDRTVPQSMPGPAHSDLPDLPIARRNSLHRFLEKRKGRITAKAPYQANSASSAPSKQANGDKFWLGLGQEVAIKQEI; encoded by the exons ATGACTTACGCGGAGGGCGAGGGGAGCGGGaagacgacgatggcggcggcgaaggAGAGCTCCAAGTCCAGCTTCGCCGTCACCTGCGGCCTCCTCAGCCGCTACCTCAGGGAGAAcaagggcggcgcgctgcagggcCTCGCTGGCCTCGGCatggcgccgccggccaccgccatcgAAGGAG GAGCTTTCCAGCCGCCGACCACCATGAACTTGCTGTCGGGGCTCGAGGACCCAAAGCCAGACACCGTCGACGTGGAGCTCGCCGTCGACAAAGGCCAGCTCCTCCAGGCGCCAACTGGCAACCAAGATGCGCATCAGCTGACCATCTTCTACGGTGGGAAAGTGGTGGTCGTCGACAACTTCCCGTCCACCGAGGTCAAGGCTTTGCTGCAGATGGCGAACGCCGCCGGCGATGGCGCCGTAGACAGGACGGTTCCGCAGAGCATGCCCGGACCTGCGCACAGCGATCTTCCTG ATCTGCcgatagcgcggaggaactcactCCATAGGTTTCTCGAGAAAAGAAAGGGCAG GATAACTGCCAAGGCGCCTTACCAAGCTAACAGCGCGTCGTCTGCTCCGTCCAAGCAAGCTAATGGTGACAAGTTCTGGCTCGGGCTAGGCCAAGAAGTGGCGATAAAGCAAGAGATATGA